catataacactgtcaGTTTAAATGTATGGATTGATTTGATACAATTGCATATTGCAAAATGCTTACCACCATCTACTATCTtgcataattatcatttcttttttgaggtGAAACACCagcatgaatgctaagtcacttcagtcatgttcgactctatgcaaccctatggactgtagccagccaggctcctctgtccatggggttctccaggcaaggatactggagtgggttgccacgccctcctctagggaatcttctcaacccagagactgaatgtacgtctcctgtgtctcctgcattgataggcaaattctttaccactgagccatctggatcTATTTTATTGTTGATGTTTTTCACTCGtttagttgtgtctaactctttgtgaccccatggatggtagcctgccaggctcttctgtccataggattatccagggaagaatactaaagtgggttgccatttcctacttcaggggatcttgccgacccagggatagaactcacagtcctgcattggcaggtggattctttactattgtgccacctgggaagccctatctatcCTGAAAGCTCCCTTCTGTATCCCCCAGACACTCCCTTCCACCAAGAGAAAGCAGATAAAGTCCCTGCAGTGAAGGCAGACAGCTCCTACCATCACCAGGCagtagagagagggagagggaatcAAGGAAGACTTACAGGAGGACGTGTTTTCCTGCTGTGATTTGAAGAGCAAATTCCTGCCCTGCAGGAAGGGAGGCTGTTTCAGGCAGCAGGAAAAGCAGAAATGTCAAAGAATCTAGTATAGGGggtgtctgtgtctctctttgcctcccatcccatcctctgggaaaacaaaaagctgggacttccctggtggtccagtggctaaggctctacGTTCCCAAtgcccagggcccaggttcaatccctggtcagggaactagagcccacatgctgcaatgaaagacCCCACACAGTTAAATAAATAGCTATGTACTTTAAAGTACTTAAAGAAATCAAAAAGTCACCCTAACACCAACCACTTTCTGATTAATATTCTAAGGATcgatattttaatattctaaggAGAACTGTGAGCAGCTCTTAGAGACCACACTATAAATAACTTCAAGACAAGGCACCAAGAGAAGGATTCGTGGGTCTTACTGAATCAGGGCGCTGGGTCAGAGGTTCCTCTTTGGACACCTTCTAGCTTATTCCTTCTCCAAATTGGGCACTGGGGTGGGTAGGTGATGGTAGGGAATTCAGAATAGATGAATACTCTGGGGGTTTTCCGCAGAAAGGAAGGgtccacccctacccccacccccccttCTGCATTGTGAGCAACAGAATGATGTCACAGACCCCCGGCCcagccccttctccctctctctgcctgtGCTTGCTCCAGGCCCAGCCTCTCCACTCCCACCtctcccccacccacaccccagaGGAAAGTAGTCAGCTTTGCCAAGCAGCCCAGGCAACTACTCACAGCCATGGATCCAAATCAGGGCAACCCCTCAGAGCCCCAAGACTCTCCGGAGATCCCCAAGCCTAGCCTGAACCTCAGCTCAATCCTGGCAAAAAGCACCCTCCCTCAGGAACCCCCCAGCATGGTGGGCGACAGACTGCCCCCAAAGACCGGGGCGGTGGTCATCGACATGGGCACAGGCACGTGTAAGGTGGGCTTCGCCGGGCAGGCCCGGCCCACCTATACCGTGGCCACCATCGTCGGCTGCCAGCCCCAGAAACCGGCCACCTCAGGGCAGCCGGTGATGGAAACCTTCATCGGCGAAGCAGCCCGCAAACGCCCAGAGCTGACGCTAGTGCAACCCGTGCACAGCGGCATCGTGGTGGACTGGGATGCGGCCGAGCTCATCTGGCGCCACATGCTGGAGCATGACCTCCGCGTGGCCACCCGCGACCACCCGCTGCTGTTCTCCGACCCGCCCTTCAGCCCCTCCACCAACCGCgagaagctagtggaggtggctTTTGAGTCGCTGAGCTCCCCGGCCATGTACGTGGCTTCTCAGTCAGTGCTGTCGGTCTACGCACACGGGCGGGTCAGCGGGTTGGTGGTAGACACGGGCCACGGAGTCACCTACACCGTGCCCGTCTTCCAAGGCTACAACCTGCCCCACGCCACACAGCGCCTGGACCTGGCGGGCACCCACCTGACCGCCTTCCTGGCGGAGATGCTGCTCGGCTCTGGGCTACCCCTGGGACAGCAGGACCTGGACACGGTGGAGAACATCAAGCACAGATACTGCTACGTGGCCCCGGACTTCCTGAAGGAACAGGCCCGGCCAGAGCTGGAATGCCGCCAGACCCTGAAGCTGCCAGACGGACGGACGGTCACGCTGGGCAAAGAGCTGTTCCAGTGCCCCGAGTTGCTGTTCAGTCCCCCGGAGATCCCAGGGCTGTCCCCCGTGGGCGTCCCCACCATGGCCCAACAGAgcctttccaaagtggctgcggAGCTGCGGACCGACTTGGCCCAGAACGTGCTCTTGTGCGGGGGCTCTTCTCTCTTCACCGGGTTCCAGGCGCGCTTCCAAACAGAACTGCTCCGCAATCTGCCACCAGAGGCACACGTAGTGGTGATGGCCCAGCCAACCAGGAATTTCTCCGTGTGGATTGGGGGCTCCATCCTGGCCTCGCTGCGCACCTTCCAGTCCTGCTGGGTCCTGCGGGAGCAATATGAGGAACAGGGGCCCTACATCGTGTACCGCAAATGCTACTgaccgggggcgggggtgggtgttGGCGAGGTGGGGTGGCGGGGAGACAGTCCTGAGCAGTAAAGTTTCTGCTACCCAAGCTGGTTCTGTCCTGCCTTCGCCCAGGTCCACTGCTGAACCCATCCCGAGGCACCTGGTTCCCACGCCACAGACTCACCTTCCCCCACCCAAGGTGGTCTGCCTCTCAAGATATCTCTGGTTCTTCCCTGCCTGCATTCACctcccatgaaagtgaaaatttttaattactcagtcgtgtccgattctttgcgaccctatggactgtatccttccaggctcttctctgtccatgggattccccagcaagaatactggagtgaataaccattcccttctccaagggatcttcctgacccagggatcgaacccatgtctcccgtattgcaggcggaGATtctagtctgagccaccagggaagccccatgatacACCCCAATTCTGACTcccagaacccccctcccccacaatcagtccacactgcacacacacacacataccatcaTGTCTTAACTCTGTCAGACCCAGCTTCCATGatccaatggcaacccactccagtgctcttgcctggaaaatcccgtggatggaggagcctggtaggctgcagtccatggggtcgtgactgggtgacttcactttgacttttcactttcatgcattgaagaaggaaatggcaacccactccagtgttcttgcctggagaatcccagggacgggggagcctggtgggctgctgtctatggggttgcacagagtcggacacgactgaagcgacttagtagtagtagtagtaggatCCTAGTCTCCTACAAACTCAGGTTGGGGTCTACTTCCCAGGCCCATCCACAAAGACATATCTGGTTCTGGGCACCTCAAATCCACCCTCTCATTGGCCTTTCAGTTCTCATTATCCAAAATTTTCTGACACCCTGATGTCCTGAACATCCCCCCAAGTGCTGAACCCCCACACCCATTACAAAGATCCCAATTCTGACCCTCAGGGTCTCTCCCTACAGTGACTCACTAAAGGATCCCGTGTTCAAAGCTCATCCCCTAAGTTCCACCTCTGCCCACCCTGCATGATCTGTTTTCCCAAACTTCTTCCATCCAGATGCTCCCACAACCCCACCCCATCTGTACTCCCAGAGGACACCATGCTCTGAGACCaccccatcccccctcccccgccccaagGATGGTGCCCTCTGCTCTCAGCCCTCCCCCTTGCTCTGCAACTCCCCCAGAAACCCTCCCACATGGTTTCTCAATGTACTTCCGGATCACATTCTTCAGCCCCTGGAATGATCCTAGGAAAGCTCCAGTCTCCAGGATCATCCTGTGACGATCCCACTAACACCCTAGGCTGACCCCTGTGTTCTGATTCTCCAACTGCCTCCCCAAAGACACTTTCCCAAGGCTGCCCTATGGTGAGCCCCAGAACACCCACCCTGGGGTTCTCAGACTCTCCAGAACTCACCCCCAGGACCACCCCCCCCAAGGTCCCATCCCTTTAATTGAGACACCAATGGCCAGTGACATTCACAAGAGCGGCCCAGGACAATGTAACCCTGAGGCATGCTTGGGGTAGAGGGGGGCTCCCCCTGGACTCTGGCTCCCTCCTGCCACCGCCATACAAGTCTGCAGGGGCCTATCGTCCTGGGATGTCCATTCCCCATTCCTTCCATTCCTCTAGTAATTCATTCCAAGTTAACTCCGTCTCCCCAAACCTCTTTCAACCTATTCCTACTATGCCACCCCAGGGACTTTCTCAGGGACCTGCCTGAGGACACCCTAGGTGGTCTCTCGTACCTCACCTGCTGGGGAGGGGCCAGACATTCTCCCCAAAGGGTGCCCTCAGTCCCCTCCACTCCACCCTGCCACCCTCATCCTCAGACACCTGGGCCCCTGCTGGAGGCAAGACTCTTTGCCTTTATGCCATCCAGCCTGGTGAATATCAGGACCCCTGGACACATCCTCCCAGTGTATCAACAGAATTAAGCCTGAGCTGCCAGAGCTTTATCCATGTTTACATTTGTTCCAAGGGatccttcattcattccttcaaccaATCATTACTTACTGAGCATCACTGCCTGTCTTTGTCTCTCCGTGAGTCTTTCTGTGAGTatctttgttttggatttttatttGCAAACTAGATGTGTCCCTCTGACTCACCGCCTAGCactacttcttctttttttatttttttaacagtttaaaaaaatttttttttttaatttggctgcaccgagtcttagttgcagcatgtgggacctaattccctgaccagggatcgaacctgtagcCCACCGCTTTGGGACTacaggcagagtcttagccacctgaCCACCGGGGAACTCCCAAGAGGTTAGGAAGTGGTGAGGGGAATTGCTCATTCTTCCCACCAGGGGGCAGCCCCTCCAAACACAAGGCTACTGGGGAGGGCAGCACGGAATTTAGAACCACAATGACTGCAGCAAACCTGGCACCCTAGACCCACCCACACCACAATATTAGGGCACtgccaggcacacacacacacacagaagggatGTGGGACAGGCTGAGACTCAGAAATCACAGAAAGTGATGATGCAGAAATCCCCACGACCCTTGGGCTGCTGGGAAACCCAAAGGACTCTCATTTAGACCACACTAAGCTTCTCCCAGCTCCAAACCTTCCCTGGGACAGAGATTTGCTCTACAACCCTCTGGAAATGTGCCTCTCCCACTTGCATACTCCTGGGAACAGGGAGCTCACTACTTCAAATCTGTTAGAAATAGCAGTTCCTCCCAGCAGACTTAGGTAAACCTCTGCACTCTGCTTGCCACCCTCAATCCAGAGCACTGAGGGCTACAGAGACTCTGAGTTCCCCCCACCTCAGGCGCACGAGCACCTgtggagtctgctgctgctattgctgctgctaagtcacttcagtcgtgtccgactctgtgagaccccatagacggcagcccaccaggctcccctgtccctgggattctccaggcaagaacactggagtgggctgccatttccttctccaatgcgtgaaagtgaaaagtgaaagtgaagttgctcagtcgtttccaactcgtagcgaccccatggactgcagcctaccaggctcctctgcccaggggattttccaggcaagaggactggagtggggtaccat
The DNA window shown above is from Bos indicus x Bos taurus breed Angus x Brahman F1 hybrid chromosome 7, Bos_hybrid_MaternalHap_v2.0, whole genome shotgun sequence and carries:
- the ACTL9 gene encoding actin-like protein 9, which encodes MDPNQGNPSEPQDSPEIPKPSLNLSSILAKSTLPQEPPSMVGDRLPPKTGAVVIDMGTGTCKVGFAGQARPTYTVATIVGCQPQKPATSGQPVMETFIGEAARKRPELTLVQPVHSGIVVDWDAAELIWRHMLEHDLRVATRDHPLLFSDPPFSPSTNREKLVEVAFESLSSPAMYVASQSVLSVYAHGRVSGLVVDTGHGVTYTVPVFQGYNLPHATQRLDLAGTHLTAFLAEMLLGSGLPLGQQDLDTVENIKHRYCYVAPDFLKEQARPELECRQTLKLPDGRTVTLGKELFQCPELLFSPPEIPGLSPVGVPTMAQQSLSKVAAELRTDLAQNVLLCGGSSLFTGFQARFQTELLRNLPPEAHVVVMAQPTRNFSVWIGGSILASLRTFQSCWVLREQYEEQGPYIVYRKCY